In Dromiciops gliroides isolate mDroGli1 chromosome 4, mDroGli1.pri, whole genome shotgun sequence, one DNA window encodes the following:
- the SPATA20 gene encoding spermatogenesis-associated protein 20 isoform X2 translates to MATGAKDHRQSHNQTQLQAPNRLIHEKSPYLLQHAYNPVDWFPWGQEAFDKAKNENKPIFLSVGYSTCHWCHVMEEESFRNKEIGQILSEDFVSVKVDREERPDVDKVYMTFVQATSSGGGWPMNVWLTPDLQPFVGGTYFPPEDGLTRVGFRTVLLRIRDQWKQNKAMLLENSQRVTASLLARSEITVGDRELPPSASAVSKRCFQQLEEVYDEEHGGFAEAPKFPTPVILSFLFSYWATHRMTSDGFRAQQMAMHSLKMMANGGIRDHVGQGFHRYSTDRQWHIPHFEKMLYDQAQLAVAYTQAFQISGDELFSDVAKGILQYVTQNLSHPSGGFYSAEDADSVPEGEVKPKEGAYYLWTVNEIKDLLPDPVEGATEPLTLGQLVMKHYGVTETGNIGSTQDPQGELQGQNVLTVRYSMDLTAARFGLEAETVRTLLDTGREKLIQIRKRRSRPRLDIKMLSAWNGLMVSGFAVAGAVLGKEELISQAIDGAKFLKRHLFDVSSGRLLRGCYAVVGGIVEQNSSQFWGFLEDYAFVIRGLLDLYEATRESAWLEWALRLQDMQDKLFWDAQGGGYFCSEAELGINLPLRLKDDQDGSEPSANSVSAHNLLRIHGYTGRRDWMDKCVKLLTAFSNRLRRVPVALPEMVRALSIQQQTMKQIVICGNPQSQDSKALIDCVHSIYVPNKVLILYDGEPSSFLARQLPFLTRLQKVENQATAYICENQAYSLPVTDPAELRKLLLL, encoded by the exons TTGGCTATTCAACTTGTCACTGGTGTCATGTGATGGAGGAGGAATCATTTCGGAATAAGGAGATTGGACAGATACTCAGTGAGGACTTTGTGAGTGTGAAGGTGGATCGAGAAGAGCGTCCTGACGTGGACAAAGTGTACATGACCTTTGTGCAG GCTACCAGCAGTGGTGGGGGCTGGCCCATGAATGTGTGGCTGACCCCTGACCTCCAGCCATTTGTGGGGGGGACATATTTCCCCCCTGAGGATGGACTAACACGCGTCGGTTTCCGAACTGTCCTCCTGAGGATTCGTGATCAG TGGAAACAAAACAAGGCAATGCTATTAGAAAACAGTCAACGGGTCACAGCCTCCCTGTTGGCCAGGTCTGAGATCACCGTGGGTGACCGAGAGCTACCCCCCTCTGCCTCAGCAGTCAGCAAACGATGCTTCCAGCAGCTAGAAGAGGTCTATGATGAAGAACACGGTGGTTTTGCAGAGGCCCCCAAATTCCCCACACCTG TCATCTTAAGCTTCCTGTTCTCTTATTGGGCCACTCATCGAATGACCTCTGATGGTTTTCGAGCCCAGCAAATGGCCATGCACTCGCTGAAAATGATGGCAAATGGGGGCATCCGGGACCATGTGGGGCAG GGTTTCCACCGCTACTCTACTGACCGTCAGTGGCACATCCCTCACTTTGAGAAGATGCTTTATGACCAGGCTCAGCTGGCAGTAGCCTACACACAGGCCTTCCAG ATCTCTGGAGATGAATTATTTTCTGATGTTGCCAAAGGCATCCTACAGTATGTAACCCAGAACCTGAGCCACCCG TCTGGAGGCTTCTACAGTGCAGAGGATGCAGATTCTGTGCCTGAGGGTGAGGTGAAGCCCAAGGAGGGAGCTTATTACCTGTGGACAGTGAATGAGATCAAAGACCTACTTCCAGATCCTGTGGAAGGCGCTACTGAGCCGTTGACTCTTGGGCAACTTGTCATGAAGCATTATGGGGTTACAGAGACAGGCAACATCGGAAGCACCCAG GACCCCCAAGGAGAGTTGCAGGGCCAGAACGTGCTGACGGTGAGGTATTCGATGGATCTCACTGCTGCTCGCTTTGGTCTGGAAGCGGAAACTGTGCGGACGCTGCTAGATACTGGGCGTGAGAAGCTGATACAGATCCGAAAACGTCGGTCTCGGCCCCGATTGGATATCAAGATGCTTTCTGCCTGGAATG gaTTGATGGTATCTGGCTTTGCAGTAGCAGGGGCTGTCCTGGGCAAAGAGGAGCTGATCAGCCAGGCCATCGATGGGGCCAAGTTTTTGAAAAGACACCTGTTTGACGTCAGTAGCGGGCGACTTCTTCGGGGATGCTATGCAGTCGTTGGGGGAATTGTGGAGCAGAA TTCCTCACAGTTCTGGGGCTTTCTAGAAGACTACGCCTTTGTGATCCGAGGTCTGCTGGACTTGTACGAAGCCACCAGGGAATCTGCATGGCTGGAGTGGGCACTGAGGTTGCAGGATATGCAGGATAAACTCTTCTGGGACGCCCAAGGAGGTGGCTATTTCTGCAGCGAGGCTGAACTGGGGATCAACCTCCCCCTTCGACTCAAAGACG ATCAAGATGGCTCAGAGCCCAGTGCTAACTCGGTGTCTGCTCACAACCTACTGCGGATTCATGGCTACACTGGCAGAAGGGACTGGATGGACAAGTGTGTCAAGCTGCTGACTGCTTTTTCCAATCGGCTTCGGAGGGTCCCTGTGGCACTGCCGGAGATGGTTCGGGCCCTGAGCATCCAGCAGCAGACAATGAAGCAG ATTGTCATCTGTGGAAACCCCCAGAGTCAAGACTCCAAGGCTTTGATCGACTGTGTCCATTCAATCTATGTGCCCAACAAA GTGCTAATCCTCTATGATGGAGAGCCTTCCAGCTTCCTTGCCCGACAGTTGCCATTCCTGACCAGGCTTCAGAAGGTAGAGAATCAGGCCACCGCATACATATGTGAAAATCAGGCTTACTCCTTGCCTGTCACAGACCCTGCTGAACTTCGAAAACTGTTGCTCCTGTGA
- the SPATA20 gene encoding spermatogenesis-associated protein 20 isoform X3, translating into MGLVGYSTCHWCHVMEEESFRNKEIGQILSEDFVSVKVDREERPDVDKVYMTFVQATSSGGGWPMNVWLTPDLQPFVGGTYFPPEDGLTRVGFRTVLLRIRDQWKQNKAMLLENSQRVTASLLARSEITVGDRELPPSASAVSKRCFQQLEEVYDEEHGGFAEAPKFPTPVILSFLFSYWATHRMTSDGFRAQQMAMHSLKMMANGGIRDHVGQGFHRYSTDRQWHIPHFEKMLYDQAQLAVAYTQAFQISGDELFSDVAKGILQYVTQNLSHPSGGFYSAEDADSVPEGEVKPKEGAYYLWTVNEIKDLLPDPVEGATEPLTLGQLVMKHYGVTETGNIGSTQDPQGELQGQNVLTVRYSMDLTAARFGLEAETVRTLLDTGREKLIQIRKRRSRPRLDIKMLSAWNGLMVSGFAVAGAVLGKEELISQAIDGAKFLKRHLFDVSSGRLLRGCYAVVGGIVEQNSSQFWGFLEDYAFVIRGLLDLYEATRESAWLEWALRLQDMQDKLFWDAQGGGYFCSEAELGINLPLRLKDDQDGSEPSANSVSAHNLLRIHGYTGRRDWMDKCVKLLTAFSNRLRRVPVALPEMVRALSIQQQTMKQIVICGNPQSQDSKALIDCVHSIYVPNKVLILYDGEPSSFLARQLPFLTRLQKVENQATAYICENQAYSLPVTDPAELRKLLLL; encoded by the exons ATGGGTCTAGTTGGCTATTCAACTTGTCACTGGTGTCATGTGATGGAGGAGGAATCATTTCGGAATAAGGAGATTGGACAGATACTCAGTGAGGACTTTGTGAGTGTGAAGGTGGATCGAGAAGAGCGTCCTGACGTGGACAAAGTGTACATGACCTTTGTGCAG GCTACCAGCAGTGGTGGGGGCTGGCCCATGAATGTGTGGCTGACCCCTGACCTCCAGCCATTTGTGGGGGGGACATATTTCCCCCCTGAGGATGGACTAACACGCGTCGGTTTCCGAACTGTCCTCCTGAGGATTCGTGATCAG TGGAAACAAAACAAGGCAATGCTATTAGAAAACAGTCAACGGGTCACAGCCTCCCTGTTGGCCAGGTCTGAGATCACCGTGGGTGACCGAGAGCTACCCCCCTCTGCCTCAGCAGTCAGCAAACGATGCTTCCAGCAGCTAGAAGAGGTCTATGATGAAGAACACGGTGGTTTTGCAGAGGCCCCCAAATTCCCCACACCTG TCATCTTAAGCTTCCTGTTCTCTTATTGGGCCACTCATCGAATGACCTCTGATGGTTTTCGAGCCCAGCAAATGGCCATGCACTCGCTGAAAATGATGGCAAATGGGGGCATCCGGGACCATGTGGGGCAG GGTTTCCACCGCTACTCTACTGACCGTCAGTGGCACATCCCTCACTTTGAGAAGATGCTTTATGACCAGGCTCAGCTGGCAGTAGCCTACACACAGGCCTTCCAG ATCTCTGGAGATGAATTATTTTCTGATGTTGCCAAAGGCATCCTACAGTATGTAACCCAGAACCTGAGCCACCCG TCTGGAGGCTTCTACAGTGCAGAGGATGCAGATTCTGTGCCTGAGGGTGAGGTGAAGCCCAAGGAGGGAGCTTATTACCTGTGGACAGTGAATGAGATCAAAGACCTACTTCCAGATCCTGTGGAAGGCGCTACTGAGCCGTTGACTCTTGGGCAACTTGTCATGAAGCATTATGGGGTTACAGAGACAGGCAACATCGGAAGCACCCAG GACCCCCAAGGAGAGTTGCAGGGCCAGAACGTGCTGACGGTGAGGTATTCGATGGATCTCACTGCTGCTCGCTTTGGTCTGGAAGCGGAAACTGTGCGGACGCTGCTAGATACTGGGCGTGAGAAGCTGATACAGATCCGAAAACGTCGGTCTCGGCCCCGATTGGATATCAAGATGCTTTCTGCCTGGAATG gaTTGATGGTATCTGGCTTTGCAGTAGCAGGGGCTGTCCTGGGCAAAGAGGAGCTGATCAGCCAGGCCATCGATGGGGCCAAGTTTTTGAAAAGACACCTGTTTGACGTCAGTAGCGGGCGACTTCTTCGGGGATGCTATGCAGTCGTTGGGGGAATTGTGGAGCAGAA TTCCTCACAGTTCTGGGGCTTTCTAGAAGACTACGCCTTTGTGATCCGAGGTCTGCTGGACTTGTACGAAGCCACCAGGGAATCTGCATGGCTGGAGTGGGCACTGAGGTTGCAGGATATGCAGGATAAACTCTTCTGGGACGCCCAAGGAGGTGGCTATTTCTGCAGCGAGGCTGAACTGGGGATCAACCTCCCCCTTCGACTCAAAGACG ATCAAGATGGCTCAGAGCCCAGTGCTAACTCGGTGTCTGCTCACAACCTACTGCGGATTCATGGCTACACTGGCAGAAGGGACTGGATGGACAAGTGTGTCAAGCTGCTGACTGCTTTTTCCAATCGGCTTCGGAGGGTCCCTGTGGCACTGCCGGAGATGGTTCGGGCCCTGAGCATCCAGCAGCAGACAATGAAGCAG ATTGTCATCTGTGGAAACCCCCAGAGTCAAGACTCCAAGGCTTTGATCGACTGTGTCCATTCAATCTATGTGCCCAACAAA GTGCTAATCCTCTATGATGGAGAGCCTTCCAGCTTCCTTGCCCGACAGTTGCCATTCCTGACCAGGCTTCAGAAGGTAGAGAATCAGGCCACCGCATACATATGTGAAAATCAGGCTTACTCCTTGCCTGTCACAGACCCTGCTGAACTTCGAAAACTGTTGCTCCTGTGA